A genomic window from Candidatus Methylacidiphilum fumarolicum includes:
- a CDS encoding ABC transporter permease, which yields MSLERILGLFLRYTYVYRRSWIRVLEFVFWPVMDLLVWGYLTLFLSNAEKSFSRPFQFLIGAMILWDVLYRTQLGITVSFLEDVWSKNLINLLVTPITIQEFFTAIFLVGIFKSLLILGLLGFLAALFYHFHLTQIGFYLLPLIGNLFLMGSACGVLTISLLLRWGQAAESLAWAIPILFQPFAAVFYPLYVLPKWIQPLSFLVPATHVFEGLRGGLQGTYSYSHLFWATFLNCCYLGFSFFLFQRFFISAREKGLLVKIGTQ from the coding sequence ATGAGTCTAGAGAGAATATTAGGTCTATTTTTACGCTATACCTACGTTTATAGACGTAGTTGGATTCGAGTTTTGGAGTTTGTTTTTTGGCCTGTAATGGACCTTCTTGTTTGGGGATATCTGACTCTTTTTCTTTCTAATGCAGAGAAAAGCTTTTCCAGACCATTTCAATTTTTAATCGGTGCGATGATTCTTTGGGATGTGCTCTACAGGACTCAGCTAGGGATAACAGTATCTTTTTTAGAAGACGTCTGGTCAAAGAATTTAATCAATCTGCTTGTGACGCCAATAACTATTCAGGAATTTTTTACGGCGATTTTTCTAGTGGGAATCTTCAAATCTCTTCTAATTCTTGGATTATTGGGATTTTTAGCGGCTCTATTCTATCATTTCCATTTGACGCAGATTGGCTTTTATTTGTTACCGCTGATTGGGAATCTTTTTCTAATGGGTTCTGCTTGTGGTGTTTTAACCATTTCTTTATTATTGCGATGGGGACAGGCTGCAGAGTCTCTTGCATGGGCTATACCGATTCTTTTTCAACCATTTGCGGCTGTCTTTTATCCGCTCTATGTTCTCCCTAAATGGATCCAACCCCTTTCGTTTCTTGTTCCTGCAACACACGTCTTTGAAGGGTTGAGAGGTGGGCTACAAGGAACCTATTCCTATAGCCACCTCTTTTGGGCAACCTTTTTAAATTGTTGTTATTTAGGCTTTTCTTTTTTTCTTTTTCAGCGCTTTTTTATAAGTGCAAGAGAAAAAGGACTACTTGTTAAAATTGGAACTCAATGA
- a CDS encoding type II toxin-antitoxin system RelE family toxin, with protein MDIDIEKLFEKRIEEKKPFQIVFCHQSQQDLSQLSKAVQFQILDCLEMIPEVLSNPHSDCLSKAERDNRILYRFRCKEYRIYFEKTDYGVLVQRILLKNTLADFLFRSNLTFSDTNP; from the coding sequence ATGGATATTGATATTGAAAAATTGTTCGAAAAACGGATAGAGGAAAAGAAGCCCTTTCAGATTGTTTTTTGTCATCAAAGTCAGCAGGATCTTTCTCAGCTTTCCAAAGCTGTACAGTTTCAAATTCTGGATTGTCTAGAAATGATACCAGAAGTCTTATCAAACCCTCATTCCGATTGTTTAAGCAAAGCGGAAAGAGATAACAGAATCCTCTATAGGTTCCGATGCAAGGAATATCGGATATATTTTGAAAAGACCGACTATGGGGTATTAGTGCAGAGAATTTTGCTCAAAAATACCCTTGCTGATTTTCTTTTCCGCTCCAATTTAACTTTTTCCGACACCAATCCTTAA
- a CDS encoding exo-beta-N-acetylmuramidase NamZ family protein: MEKSLYRIVNRFIKKILKKKVLIVLMHRLILFFCTLFIIIHSIHLDYLQATVIDLGIDVLVENHFHGLEGKKIGLITNLSAVNKNGISTLELFYHCPQVNLVAIFTPEYGLYCMGSDKQNTASYIDPYTNLPVYPLQGETLKPTDDMLANVDVLVFDLQDIGTRSFTFLSTMGLAMEAAGENGKEFYVLDRPNPLGGERVEGMPFNNSFRSFYNEWDIPYIHGMTPCEIAGMINGENWIFKKPKLTLVPMKGWQRHMLWKDTGLPWFPLSPYLTDEESPFYFAISSFLGLSPVLNNGIGTALPYKLVGAQKIDPFTFARNMNKRKIPFCYFRPVFYWPFFGKFQGKTLGGCQIYIKDFSKVKLVEIGLSLLQEMMTELNQDPLASLTAEQLEFFDRYCGTDEIRKELLSGKRIQAIVDNWIPYLENFREKRKKYLLYPSD, from the coding sequence ATGGAGAAAAGTCTTTATCGGATTGTAAACAGATTCATTAAAAAAATATTAAAAAAGAAAGTTCTCATCGTATTGATGCATCGACTGATTTTGTTTTTTTGTACATTATTCATTATAATACATTCCATTCATCTGGATTATTTGCAAGCTACAGTCATCGATTTGGGGATCGATGTACTTGTAGAAAATCATTTTCATGGCTTGGAAGGAAAAAAAATTGGATTAATCACAAATCTTTCGGCTGTCAACAAAAATGGAATTTCTACTTTAGAACTTTTTTATCATTGTCCACAAGTAAATCTTGTTGCCATATTTACTCCCGAATACGGTCTCTATTGCATGGGTTCAGATAAACAAAATACTGCTTCTTATATTGATCCCTATACAAACCTTCCTGTGTATCCACTCCAGGGAGAAACACTAAAACCAACAGATGATATGCTTGCCAACGTGGATGTCCTTGTTTTTGATTTACAGGATATTGGGACAAGGAGTTTTACATTTTTAAGCACAATGGGATTGGCTATGGAAGCAGCGGGAGAAAATGGTAAAGAGTTTTATGTCCTTGATCGGCCAAATCCCCTTGGGGGAGAACGTGTCGAAGGGATGCCTTTTAACAACTCTTTTCGTTCTTTTTATAACGAATGGGATATTCCTTACATCCATGGCATGACTCCCTGTGAAATTGCTGGAATGATTAATGGAGAAAATTGGATTTTTAAAAAACCGAAACTTACCCTTGTCCCCATGAAAGGTTGGCAAAGGCATATGCTTTGGAAGGACACAGGGCTTCCTTGGTTTCCACTCTCTCCCTACTTGACTGATGAAGAAAGCCCTTTTTATTTTGCCATCAGTTCTTTTTTAGGCTTAAGTCCTGTGCTTAATAACGGGATTGGAACCGCTTTGCCTTATAAATTGGTAGGAGCTCAAAAAATTGATCCTTTTACTTTTGCAAGGAACATGAATAAAAGAAAAATCCCTTTTTGTTATTTCAGACCGGTGTTCTATTGGCCTTTTTTTGGAAAATTTCAAGGGAAAACCTTGGGTGGTTGTCAGATATACATTAAAGACTTTTCTAAAGTCAAACTTGTGGAAATAGGTCTTTCTCTATTACAGGAAATGATGACAGAGCTAAACCAAGATCCCTTAGCTTCATTGACGGCTGAGCAACTTGAATTTTTTGATCGCTATTGTGGGACGGATGAAATTAGAAAAGAGCTTCTGTCTGGAAAGAGAATTCAAGCTATTGTGGATAATTGGATCCCTTATTTAGAAAACTTTAGAGAAAAAAGAAAAAAATATTTATTATATCCATCTGATTAA
- a CDS encoding DUF4339 domain-containing protein, with protein sequence MEIYIVQSGKKEGPFSMEEILQLLEKGTINTQTLAWHKDLKDWEPLGKLIQEAEQEKKEQVAQEKNAAETKNPVSQTSGLDKETPTDPFLQLLKTSQQIAFWMDEELALYGTKASHSRSHPLEATVWLEYRLEFPHPKSKDILARSSVRFQFIYTPFRQFEQEVDITMAVMERKKHFRVVDPSQEHVKQIVKTILMKYPDVASPFSLCHFHKKRAFPWQLWLEKNKLVRLKSIDMMTWVRLLWILGLILTPYYGVGLLFLLSGWFLYQSSFHNGSYVLRSAWPSLPPLSPKSLLLSPLLLKAKASALSLLKERLETDFSQSLPPSIEKLPAVYESFFQNKNLLFFRLSETYGFIELKAEKEDLQIQIGAYENQGIWTEKISGYGKDLFTGSLCILVEPKADTTTELQKSAMECETLASFLYSYVIETIEKHFQASIHSLGISPNRDFQKHDIEKETTMKDIFLKITKWIFPF encoded by the coding sequence ATGGAAATTTATATTGTTCAATCTGGCAAAAAAGAAGGACCTTTTTCTATGGAGGAGATCCTTCAGCTGCTAGAAAAAGGAACAATAAATACCCAAACCCTTGCATGGCACAAGGACCTTAAAGATTGGGAACCACTCGGAAAACTAATTCAGGAGGCTGAACAGGAAAAGAAGGAGCAAGTGGCTCAGGAAAAAAACGCAGCCGAAACTAAAAACCCAGTGTCTCAAACGAGTGGGCTTGATAAAGAGACTCCAACCGATCCTTTTCTTCAACTACTGAAGACTTCGCAACAAATTGCATTCTGGATGGATGAAGAACTTGCTTTGTATGGGACGAAAGCTTCTCATTCAAGATCTCATCCATTAGAAGCAACCGTTTGGCTCGAATATAGGCTAGAGTTTCCCCATCCAAAATCTAAAGACATCCTTGCTCGTTCCTCTGTTCGCTTTCAGTTTATTTATACCCCTTTTCGGCAATTTGAACAGGAAGTGGACATCACAATGGCCGTAATGGAACGCAAAAAACATTTCCGAGTGGTTGACCCCAGCCAAGAGCATGTCAAACAGATAGTCAAGACTATCCTGATGAAATATCCTGATGTGGCTTCTCCTTTTTCTCTTTGTCACTTCCATAAAAAAAGGGCTTTTCCTTGGCAACTTTGGCTAGAAAAAAATAAGCTAGTCAGGCTCAAATCAATCGACATGATGACTTGGGTCAGACTATTGTGGATTCTTGGGCTAATTCTTACTCCCTACTATGGAGTTGGTTTACTTTTCCTGCTTTCAGGCTGGTTCCTCTATCAATCTTCCTTTCATAATGGATCGTATGTTCTCCGATCAGCCTGGCCCTCTTTGCCACCGTTGTCCCCAAAGTCCCTGCTACTTTCCCCTCTGCTTTTGAAAGCTAAGGCTTCTGCTTTATCCCTGCTCAAGGAAAGGCTAGAAACTGACTTTTCCCAAAGCCTCCCTCCTTCCATAGAAAAATTACCCGCTGTCTACGAGAGTTTTTTTCAAAATAAGAATCTTCTTTTTTTCAGGCTCTCTGAAACCTATGGCTTTATAGAATTGAAAGCCGAAAAAGAAGATTTACAAATCCAAATAGGGGCCTATGAAAATCAGGGGATCTGGACCGAAAAAATTTCAGGCTACGGGAAAGATCTCTTTACTGGATCTCTTTGTATCCTTGTTGAACCGAAAGCAGATACAACCACTGAATTGCAAAAATCCGCCATGGAATGTGAGACCCTAGCTTCTTTTCTTTATTCTTATGTGATAGAAACAATAGAAAAACATTTCCAAGCTTCCATTCACTCTCTGGGTATTTCCCCGAACCGGGACTTTCAGAAACATGATATAGAAAAAGAAACTACCATGAAGGATATCTTCCTAAAAATAACAAAATGGATATTTCCATTTTAG
- a CDS encoding DUF4337 domain-containing protein translates to MTEKSIEEKANEIINERLEEDRKKEKWLFHVSFSIILMAVLGTIVTADSENSVTEAIILRNEAVLYQDKATDMWNFFQAKSMRETGYRIANILNPRPEFEQELKRYQKEKIEIEQKAKRLDEIVEERVKASERYYRKHHIFRMSGILVQVGIALSSVSALMKKKVVWYLAISLATGGLVVFITAFLR, encoded by the coding sequence ATGACAGAAAAATCAATTGAAGAGAAAGCAAATGAAATTATTAATGAAAGGCTAGAAGAAGATCGAAAAAAGGAAAAATGGCTATTTCATGTTTCTTTTTCAATCATTTTGATGGCTGTATTGGGAACGATTGTTACGGCGGATTCTGAAAATAGTGTGACAGAAGCCATTATATTGCGTAATGAGGCAGTTCTTTATCAAGACAAAGCGACGGATATGTGGAATTTTTTTCAAGCAAAATCCATGAGAGAAACGGGATATCGTATTGCCAATATTTTAAATCCTCGGCCTGAATTTGAACAGGAACTAAAGAGGTATCAGAAAGAAAAGATCGAAATAGAGCAAAAGGCCAAACGGCTAGACGAAATAGTTGAGGAAAGAGTAAAAGCCAGCGAACGATATTATAGGAAACATCATATTTTCAGAATGTCTGGAATTCTCGTTCAAGTTGGAATTGCTTTGTCTTCTGTTTCTGCCTTAATGAAGAAAAAAGTGGTATGGTATTTAGCAATATCCCTAGCAACAGGAGGACTCGTTGTGTTTATAACAGCCTTTCTGCGATGA
- a CDS encoding Mrp/NBP35 family ATP-binding protein produces MPALKKEEILNQLRKVRYPGFSRDIVSFGLVKEIEMTEESIYIKLELSSPNPDVPEQLEREIKATLSSLTAISNIQVAIKRPEAPLAQRMAPKGSEIKHIIAVASGKGGVGKSTVAANLACAFHKIGFHVGLCDCDIYGPSISMMFGTVESPQISVDEKLIPIERYGLKLMSMGFLLESDQPAVLRGPLVTRYTQEFLKNVDWGNLDFLVLDLPPGTGDIQLTIVQTVRLSGAVIVTTPQEVALVDARKAVSMFKKVNVPILGILENMSYFLCPSDNKKYDLFGSGGGKREAEKLNVPFLGEIPIEAELRISSDHGMPIVLSDPDRQTSTVFLEAAKKIVDFLK; encoded by the coding sequence ATGCCAGCATTAAAAAAAGAAGAAATTTTAAACCAACTCAGAAAAGTTCGATACCCTGGATTTAGTAGGGACATCGTTTCTTTTGGTCTAGTAAAAGAGATCGAAATGACAGAAGAAAGCATTTATATAAAACTCGAGCTTTCGAGCCCTAATCCCGATGTTCCTGAACAATTGGAAAGAGAAATTAAGGCCACCCTGTCATCCCTGACCGCGATCAGCAACATCCAGGTTGCCATCAAAAGGCCAGAAGCTCCCCTAGCACAGAGAATGGCTCCAAAGGGATCTGAAATCAAGCACATTATCGCCGTAGCTAGTGGCAAAGGAGGTGTGGGGAAATCCACCGTTGCAGCAAACCTCGCTTGTGCTTTCCATAAAATCGGATTTCATGTCGGACTTTGTGATTGTGACATTTATGGACCAAGTATATCCATGATGTTTGGAACGGTTGAATCGCCTCAAATCTCTGTTGATGAGAAGCTCATACCTATCGAACGATATGGACTAAAATTAATGAGCATGGGCTTTCTTCTTGAATCCGATCAACCTGCCGTTTTGAGAGGTCCGTTAGTGACTCGCTATACTCAGGAATTTTTAAAAAACGTCGATTGGGGAAACCTAGATTTCTTAGTGCTCGATCTACCTCCTGGTACGGGTGACATCCAACTGACAATCGTACAAACTGTTCGTCTTTCAGGGGCAGTAATCGTTACAACCCCTCAGGAAGTGGCTCTTGTTGATGCAAGAAAAGCCGTATCTATGTTCAAAAAAGTCAATGTCCCAATTTTAGGAATTTTAGAAAACATGAGTTATTTCCTTTGTCCTAGTGACAATAAAAAATACGATCTTTTTGGTTCCGGGGGGGGCAAAAGGGAAGCCGAGAAGCTAAATGTTCCATTCTTAGGAGAAATTCCCATAGAAGCCGAATTGAGGATTTCTTCCGATCATGGCATGCCTATCGTTTTATCAGACCCGGATAGACAAACAAGCACGGTTTTTTTAGAAGCAGCTAAAAAAATTGTTGACTTTTTAAAATAA
- a CDS encoding cation:proton antiporter — translation MALAIFSAFLALQFRVSAALIEIIIGIFGQYLATFLFGKTGLNPKEGWIAFLAGLGAIMLTFMAGSEIDPTSFRKQWKEATFIGLLTFFVPFFSCSFFAHAIFQWNWKASFLTGIALSATSVAVMYTVLLELGLNKTNYGKGLLVACFINDLSSVLLLGFLFAPFGWKTVVLTGCVLIGALILPKITPVFLKYYANKPSELEIKYLLFFLFAFGGVAVWAGSEAVLPAYIIGMTLAGSMEQYRDFIKRLRTVTLGMLTPFYFIRAGSFVDLTELTKSFLPVFLLFILQQLSKFISIFPFLVKRKKVQEAAYTTLLMSTGLTFNVICCLYGLSHEIISPRQYSILIPVIITTAIIPTLVANRFFIPWHHLEKKRT, via the coding sequence ATGGCTTTGGCAATTTTCTCTGCATTCCTAGCTCTTCAATTTAGGGTCTCTGCAGCACTCATTGAAATAATAATTGGCATCTTCGGCCAATATTTAGCTACTTTTCTCTTTGGCAAAACTGGACTAAATCCTAAAGAAGGTTGGATTGCTTTTCTTGCTGGATTAGGTGCTATTATGCTCACCTTTATGGCTGGCTCTGAGATTGATCCAACTTCTTTTCGAAAACAATGGAAGGAAGCTACCTTTATTGGCCTACTGACTTTTTTTGTCCCCTTTTTCAGTTGTTCATTTTTTGCCCACGCCATCTTTCAATGGAATTGGAAAGCCTCTTTTCTTACTGGAATTGCTCTTTCTGCTACTTCAGTTGCCGTTATGTATACGGTACTTCTGGAACTGGGACTGAACAAGACAAACTACGGAAAGGGGCTACTAGTAGCCTGCTTCATCAACGATCTTAGCTCCGTACTCCTACTGGGATTCCTTTTTGCTCCCTTCGGCTGGAAAACAGTCGTATTAACAGGGTGTGTCCTCATTGGTGCCCTTATTTTACCCAAAATCACTCCTGTTTTTCTAAAATATTATGCAAACAAGCCCTCAGAGTTAGAAATAAAATACCTCCTATTTTTCCTTTTTGCCTTTGGAGGAGTAGCCGTATGGGCAGGTTCAGAAGCTGTCTTACCAGCCTATATCATAGGTATGACATTAGCAGGATCGATGGAACAATACCGTGATTTTATTAAACGCCTTCGTACCGTAACGCTAGGAATGCTGACTCCCTTTTATTTTATTAGAGCTGGATCATTTGTCGATTTAACTGAATTAACAAAAAGCTTTTTGCCTGTTTTCCTTTTATTCATTCTGCAACAGCTTTCAAAATTTATTAGCATTTTCCCTTTTTTAGTAAAAAGAAAGAAAGTGCAAGAAGCAGCCTATACTACCTTGCTTATGTCGACTGGTTTAACCTTTAATGTGATTTGCTGTCTCTATGGGCTTTCTCATGAGATTATTTCTCCAAGACAGTATTCAATTTTAATTCCAGTAATTATTACCACAGCTATTATCCCAACGCTGGTCGCGAATCGGTTTTTCATTCCCTGGCATCATCTTGAGAAAAAAAGAACTTAA
- the dtd gene encoding D-aminoacyl-tRNA deacylase: MIGLIQRVKEAAVRIEDRLVSSIGRGILLFLAVEKEDDEIKADQMIDKILRCRIFPDENGKMNRSLLDINGELLIVPEFTLAGEFLKGKRPTFHHAAPPEEGKKLFDYLVERAKSKHGLVKKGCFGANMTVYLINEGPVSFWIRT; encoded by the coding sequence ATGATTGGATTGATTCAGAGAGTAAAGGAAGCGGCTGTCAGAATAGAAGATCGATTGGTTTCTTCTATTGGAAGAGGCATTTTATTATTTTTAGCTGTTGAAAAGGAAGATGACGAAATAAAAGCCGATCAGATGATAGATAAAATCCTGCGCTGCAGAATTTTTCCAGATGAGAATGGAAAAATGAATCGCTCGCTTCTCGATATCAATGGAGAACTATTAATAGTTCCTGAATTTACACTTGCGGGAGAATTTTTAAAAGGCAAAAGACCTACCTTTCATCATGCAGCTCCTCCAGAAGAAGGTAAAAAACTTTTCGATTATCTAGTGGAAAGAGCGAAAAGTAAACATGGCTTAGTCAAAAAAGGCTGTTTTGGAGCAAACATGACGGTATACTTAATAAATGAGGGCCCAGTCAGTTTTTGGATTAGGACATGA
- a CDS encoding site-2 protease family protein: MNPSIDRLYLFLLLIPLITIHEFAHAMVATLMGDRTPRDEGRLTFNPLVHMDLFGTLIIPAINIFLLPGGFGFFAWGRPVPTNPSLLKNPRLQGILIALAGPLANIITAFFILLIAKVVIPQDHKLSELFATFVLASIFLAVFHLLPVMPFDGWTIIKNIFRIPDQWEHQMGIFWFIAILIFLNLPPVYHFLEFSAYHLFMLLNLLSGSPLHR; encoded by the coding sequence ATGAACCCCTCTATCGATAGACTTTATCTTTTTCTTCTTCTTATTCCACTTATTACCATCCATGAGTTTGCACACGCAATGGTGGCTACCCTTATGGGTGATAGAACCCCTAGGGATGAGGGCCGCTTAACTTTCAATCCACTAGTTCATATGGACTTATTTGGGACTTTAATTATACCAGCTATCAATATTTTCCTACTCCCCGGAGGTTTTGGTTTTTTCGCATGGGGTAGGCCTGTCCCTACTAATCCCTCCCTGTTAAAAAACCCTAGACTACAAGGTATTCTTATTGCTCTAGCTGGACCTTTGGCTAATATAATAACTGCTTTTTTTATCCTCCTTATAGCCAAAGTGGTTATTCCACAGGATCATAAATTAAGCGAGCTTTTTGCCACTTTTGTCCTTGCTTCTATCTTTCTTGCCGTTTTTCATTTGCTACCTGTGATGCCTTTCGATGGGTGGACAATCATAAAAAATATTTTCAGAATCCCTGACCAGTGGGAACACCAAATGGGCATTTTCTGGTTCATTGCGATTCTTATATTTTTAAATCTTCCTCCAGTGTATCATTTCTTAGAATTCTCTGCTTACCATTTGTTTATGTTGCTTAACCTGCTCTCCGGTTCTCCATTACACAGATAA
- a CDS encoding ABC transporter ATP-binding protein: MSKIAIEVKNLRKDFGKLVAIDQISFSIMESEIVGFLGANGAGKTTLIYLLLGLLTPSSGIIRIFGFCPISARNEILSFSNFASGYISLPSNLTVRENLLVFARLYRVKEPELKIDFLLDLLEITHLQHKVTGFLSAGELTRVCLCKALLNDPKLLFLDEPTAGLDPSIADKVCELLLELRKKSGVTIIYTSHNMRDVERLCDRIIFMKSGKIITQGIPLEIVQEFKQRNLEELFIELTRK; this comes from the coding sequence ATGTCCAAAATTGCCATAGAAGTTAAAAACTTGAGAAAAGATTTTGGGAAACTCGTAGCCATCGATCAGATTTCATTTTCGATTATGGAGTCTGAAATTGTAGGATTTCTTGGGGCAAACGGTGCAGGGAAAACCACGCTAATCTATCTGCTTTTGGGGTTGTTGACACCCAGTTCGGGCATTATACGGATATTTGGCTTCTGTCCGATATCGGCGAGGAATGAAATTCTTTCCTTTTCCAATTTTGCATCTGGGTATATTAGCCTTCCTTCTAATTTAACCGTCCGAGAAAATCTTCTTGTTTTTGCCCGTCTTTATCGGGTGAAAGAACCAGAGCTAAAAATAGACTTTCTTTTGGATCTGTTGGAAATTACGCATCTACAACATAAGGTAACTGGTTTTTTGTCTGCTGGAGAGTTGACTAGAGTTTGCCTCTGTAAGGCTTTATTGAATGATCCAAAGCTGTTGTTTTTGGACGAACCAACAGCCGGACTGGATCCAAGCATAGCCGACAAGGTCTGTGAGCTTTTGTTAGAACTAAGAAAAAAATCTGGAGTCACAATCATTTATACTTCGCATAATATGCGGGATGTGGAAAGACTATGCGATCGGATAATTTTTATGAAATCTGGAAAGATCATTACACAGGGGATTCCTCTGGAAATAGTTCAGGAGTTTAAACAGAGAAATCTGGAAGAACTGTTTATTGAGCTAACTAGGAAATAA